The following coding sequences are from one Musa acuminata AAA Group cultivar baxijiao chromosome BXJ2-4, Cavendish_Baxijiao_AAA, whole genome shotgun sequence window:
- the LOC135610408 gene encoding MYB-like transcription factor EOBII, which produces MERYFEAVAVADGWRKGPWTAQEDKLLIEHVNLHGEGRWNSVSELSGLRRSGKSCRLRWVNYLRPDLKKGKITPEEENVILELHALWGNRWSTIARSLPGRTDNEIKNYWRTHFKKSTPSKNIEKARARFLRRRQQQQYQTVPPPPPPPQQQQQDDMRTIMNQVAQITLAQDMQQEMAYMYPLPYALQQQGGAAHGCVVDGPAAAAAEDDSWGSLWNLDDVQHDVERVCRGCLQVQDQALSFY; this is translated from the exons ATGGAGAGATACTTTGAGGCCGTGGCAGTGGCGGACGGATGGAGAAAGGGCCCTTGGACTGCTCAAGAGGATAAGCTCCTCATCGAGCATGTCAACCTCCATGGCGAAGGGAGATggaactcggtctccgagctatcAG GGCTGAGGAGGAGCGGGAAGAGTTGCAGACTCCGGTGGGTCAACTACCTGAGGCCTGACCTCAAGAAAGGGAAGATAACCCCTGAGGAAGAGAACGTCATCCTCGAGCTGCATGCCTTGTGGGGAAACAG ATGGTCCACCATCGCTCGAAGCCTCCCGGGGaggaccgacaacgagatcaagaactactggcggACACACTTCAAGAAGAGCACGCCCTCGAAGAACATCGAGAAGGCGAGGGCCCGGTTTCtgaggcggcggcagcagcagcagtaccAAACtgtgccaccgccgccgccgccgccgcagcagcagcagcaggatgaCATGAGGACGATCATGAACCAAGTAGCGCAGATTACACTGGCGCAGGACATGCAGCAGGAGATGGCGTACATGTACCCCTTACCCTACGCGCTCCAGCAACAGGGCGGCGCTGCTCATGGCTGCGTCGTGGATGgaccagcggcggcggcggcggaggacgaCTCCTGGGGGAGCTTGTGGAACCTCGACGACGTGCAGCACGACGTAGAGCGCGTGTGCCGTGGCTGCCTTCAAGTGCAAGATCAAGCCCTCTCTTTCTACTGA